A section of the Pleurocapsa minor HA4230-MV1 genome encodes:
- a CDS encoding response regulator codes for MIKILVVDDQNFTRQALQTILENEPDFEVVEKATSGAEAIKYLEQHKVDITIVDLEMPQMNGLTLTKILSQRFPETKTIILSSHDQEEQINCAVESGARGYLLKNTSAQEIGDTIRAVQRGYFQLGPGLFEKLLSHLIQEREQAAENLVDLQSNYTRSLVELEQKIVAQNDAQRRAMYQELELQVLNLKQDFRQGLGNFQSQVSTQLQTGIEAASSQMNRSVPDMHKIEMQIDQRNLEQQRYINTLFAGNKQALRKLENQIYILRYFVIFLSIIFFVVGVSALILN; via the coding sequence GTGATTAAAATACTAGTGGTAGATGATCAAAACTTCACCAGGCAAGCTCTACAGACGATTCTGGAAAATGAGCCAGATTTTGAAGTAGTAGAGAAAGCTACTAGTGGTGCCGAAGCAATTAAATATTTAGAACAACACAAGGTTGATATTACTATTGTCGATTTAGAAATGCCTCAGATGAACGGTTTAACCCTGACTAAAATACTTAGTCAACGTTTTCCTGAAACTAAAACAATCATCCTCAGCAGTCACGATCAAGAAGAACAAATCAACTGTGCAGTAGAATCTGGTGCTAGGGGTTATCTGCTTAAAAATACTTCAGCTCAAGAAATTGGAGATACAATTCGTGCTGTGCAACGAGGCTATTTTCAGCTGGGCCCAGGATTATTTGAAAAGCTGCTATCTCATTTAATCCAAGAAAGAGAACAGGCTGCCGAAAATTTAGTAGATCTACAAAGTAATTACACGCGATCGCTAGTTGAGTTAGAGCAAAAAATTGTGGCTCAAAACGATGCGCAAAGAAGAGCAATGTATCAAGAATTAGAGCTTCAAGTACTTAATCTTAAACAAGATTTTCGCCAAGGATTAGGAAATTTCCAATCTCAGGTGAGTACACAATTACAAACTGGAATTGAAGCAGCAAGCTCCCAAATGAACCGTTCTGTACCTGATATGCATAAAATAGAAATGCAGATTGACCAGCGTAATTTGGAACAGCAAAGATATATCAACACCTTGTTTGCAGGTAATAAACAAGCTTTGCGCAAATTAGAAAATCAAATTTATATACTACGCTATTTTGTAATTTTCCTTAGCATTATTTTCTTTGTAGTGGGAGTCAGTGCGTTGATTCTTAACTAA
- a CDS encoding diguanylate cyclase encodes MNKYNEKLQEQILIVDDLPENVRLLSSLLSEQGYSVSSATDGKMALSIVKQKCPDLILLDIMIPQLDGYQVCRYLKSEAKTKHIPIIFLSGLDSELDKIEAFKVGGVDYITKPFFVEEVVFRVKAQLASIQQQQKFQQILKEQIAERKIVEQELNKSRALLTGVLDSSLDGVAAFEAIRDRQGGIVDFRWLIANPVAAMTVGGTIETLKGKRLFVENSLGHLFDGLFELFVQVVETCTVLEQEYYYNSSSLKTWFQIVAVKLGDGLAITFRDISDRKQIETTLQNANKRLTYEANIDSLTQIANRRRFDEYITQEWSRCDREREHLSVLLCDVDYFKAYNDTYGHQAGDSCLYEVAKGIERAVKRPADIAFRYGGEEFAVILPHTNGEGAIKVAEEIQEQIQNLNLIHTASKIGNTVTLSVGVSSIVPNTQTSSHNLISTADSALYDAKIQGRNRIIYRSVEPA; translated from the coding sequence ATGAATAAGTATAACGAAAAACTACAAGAACAAATACTGATCGTAGATGATTTACCAGAAAACGTCAGACTTCTATCATCGCTATTGAGTGAACAAGGCTATAGCGTCAGCTCTGCTACGGATGGGAAGATGGCTTTGTCGATTGTCAAACAAAAATGCCCAGATTTGATCTTACTGGATATCATGATTCCGCAACTGGATGGTTATCAAGTTTGTCGTTACTTAAAATCTGAAGCAAAAACCAAACATATTCCCATCATTTTCTTAAGTGGCTTAGACTCCGAGCTGGATAAAATTGAGGCTTTTAAAGTTGGAGGAGTAGATTATATTACCAAGCCATTCTTTGTTGAAGAAGTAGTTTTTCGGGTCAAAGCGCAATTAGCCAGCATTCAACAGCAACAAAAATTTCAGCAAATCCTGAAGGAACAAATAGCCGAGCGCAAAATTGTCGAACAAGAATTAAATAAATCTCGTGCTTTACTGACAGGGGTTTTAGACAGTTCTCTAGACGGAGTAGCAGCCTTTGAAGCAATTCGCGATCGCCAGGGTGGAATTGTTGATTTTCGCTGGTTAATTGCTAATCCTGTAGCTGCGATGACGGTTGGCGGTACAATTGAGACTCTTAAAGGAAAAAGACTCTTTGTCGAAAATTCCCTGGGTCACTTATTTGATGGTTTATTCGAGCTATTTGTGCAGGTGGTCGAAACCTGTACCGTCTTAGAACAAGAATATTACTATAACTCCTCCTCTCTCAAAACTTGGTTTCAAATCGTCGCGGTAAAATTAGGGGATGGTTTAGCGATTACGTTCCGTGATATTAGCGATCGCAAGCAAATTGAAACTACGCTGCAAAACGCCAATAAGCGCCTGACTTATGAAGCAAATATTGATAGCCTGACACAGATAGCTAACCGTCGCCGATTTGACGAATATATCACTCAAGAATGGTCGCGATGCGATCGCGAGAGAGAACATTTGTCTGTCCTACTGTGTGATGTGGATTATTTTAAAGCATACAACGATACCTATGGACATCAAGCAGGAGATAGCTGTCTATACGAGGTAGCAAAGGGAATTGAACGAGCTGTCAAGCGGCCTGCCGATATAGCATTCCGCTATGGTGGAGAGGAGTTTGCGGTTATTTTGCCTCATACCAATGGGGAGGGAGCAATTAAAGTAGCTGAAGAAATTCAAGAACAGATCCAAAATCTTAATCTCATTCATACTGCTTCTAAAATTGGTAACACCGTCACTCTCAGCGTTGGTGTCTCTAGCATTGTTCCCAATACTCAAACCTCATCTCATAACTTAATCTCCACTGCTGATAGTGCGTTATATGATGCCAAAATTCAAGGTCGCAACCGCATAATTTACCGTTCTGTTGAGCCAGCCTGA
- a CDS encoding precorrin-2 C(20)-methyltransferase, whose translation MKLGILNGISIGTGDPELITVKGLRILQSSDIVAFPAGVNNRLGVAQKIIKSWLQPHQQILPLDFPYVQDELKLQTAWSKAAQQVWQELSLGKNIAFACLGDINFYGTFTYLAQTLRRSHPEVKIETIPGVCSPMAIASVLGIPLTVNQQKMAVLPALYSVQELETALNWAEVVVLLKVSSVYPQVWQILKQRNLLASSAIVEKATFPEQKIYRDLRNYPQLDLSYFSVLLINRTVEPTGS comes from the coding sequence GTGAAACTAGGCATTTTAAACGGCATCAGTATCGGCACAGGCGATCCTGAATTAATTACTGTTAAAGGATTACGCATCCTGCAATCCAGCGATATTGTTGCCTTCCCCGCTGGGGTCAATAACCGTTTAGGTGTCGCTCAAAAGATCATCAAATCTTGGCTTCAGCCCCATCAGCAGATTTTGCCCCTGGATTTTCCTTATGTTCAAGATGAACTCAAATTACAAACAGCTTGGTCAAAAGCCGCCCAACAGGTATGGCAAGAACTTAGTCTGGGAAAAAATATTGCTTTTGCCTGTTTAGGAGATATCAATTTTTATGGTACTTTTACGTATCTAGCTCAAACTTTAAGACGCTCGCATCCTGAAGTAAAGATTGAGACTATTCCTGGAGTCTGTTCCCCAATGGCGATCGCTTCGGTATTAGGAATTCCTTTAACCGTAAATCAACAAAAAATGGCAGTTTTACCCGCCTTGTATTCGGTGCAAGAATTAGAAACAGCGTTAAATTGGGCAGAAGTAGTAGTGCTGCTTAAAGTGAGTTCTGTTTATCCACAGGTTTGGCAGATCCTCAAGCAAAGAAATTTACTGGCATCTAGTGCGATCGTCGAAAAAGCTACTTTCCCCGAACAAAAGATTTATCGCGATCTGCGCAACTATCCGCAACTAGATTTATCTTACTTTTCGGTTTTGTTAATTAATCGAACAGTAGAGCCTACAGGTTCTTAA
- a CDS encoding sodium-dependent bicarbonate transport family permease, translating into MDFVSLFVKDFILQLQSPTLAFLIGGMIIAALGSELVIPESICTIIVFMLLTKIGLTGGIAIRNSNLLDMVLPMISAIIIGVLVVFIARYTLAKLPNVKVVDAIATGGLFGAVSGSTMAAGLTVLEEQNIQYEAWAGALYPFMDIPALVTAIVIANIYLNKKKKRSVAAQSIKQESLSKQPVAVGSYSDQQDYPSTRQEYRSQQQDPGDNKVKVWPIIQESLQGSALSAMLLGLALGILTKPETVYEEFYDPAFKGLLSILMLVMGIEAWSRLGELRKVAQWYIVYSVIAPFLHGCIAFGLGLIAHYTVGFSMGGVVILAVIAASSSDISGPPTLRAGIPSANPSAYIGASTAVGTPIAIGVCIPFFIGLAQAIGGI; encoded by the coding sequence GTGGATTTTGTTTCTCTTTTCGTGAAGGACTTCATTCTTCAGTTGCAGTCCCCAACACTCGCCTTTTTGATTGGTGGGATGATCATTGCTGCTCTCGGTAGCGAATTGGTAATTCCCGAGTCGATTTGTACGATCATCGTCTTCATGCTACTCACCAAAATCGGTCTGACCGGTGGAATTGCGATCCGCAATTCCAACCTGCTGGATATGGTGTTACCCATGATCTCGGCAATAATAATAGGGGTTCTTGTTGTCTTCATTGCGCGCTATACATTGGCCAAGCTACCAAATGTCAAAGTCGTGGATGCGATTGCGACTGGGGGGTTGTTTGGTGCCGTGAGTGGCTCTACTATGGCTGCCGGGCTGACGGTACTGGAAGAACAAAACATCCAATACGAGGCATGGGCTGGCGCACTCTATCCCTTTATGGATATCCCAGCGCTCGTAACTGCGATTGTTATAGCCAACATTTATCTCAACAAGAAGAAGAAGCGTAGTGTAGCAGCCCAATCTATCAAGCAGGAGTCTTTGAGCAAGCAGCCCGTTGCGGTAGGTAGTTATTCCGATCAGCAGGATTATCCCAGCACTAGGCAGGAGTATCGCAGCCAGCAGCAAGATCCTGGCGATAATAAGGTCAAGGTATGGCCGATTATTCAGGAAAGCCTCCAGGGTTCTGCTTTATCGGCAATGTTGTTAGGTCTCGCTCTTGGCATACTCACCAAGCCAGAAACTGTCTATGAAGAATTCTACGATCCTGCTTTTAAAGGCTTGCTTTCGATCTTGATGCTGGTCATGGGTATAGAGGCTTGGTCAAGGCTTGGCGAACTACGCAAGGTGGCCCAGTGGTATATCGTGTATAGCGTGATAGCACCGTTTTTACATGGGTGCATTGCCTTCGGTCTCGGTCTGATTGCCCACTACACTGTGGGATTCAGCATGGGCGGGGTCGTGATCCTGGCCGTCATCGCTGCCTCTAGTTCAGACATCTCAGGCCCACCCACGTTAAGAGCTGGTATCCCGTCGGCAAACCCCTCTGCCTACATTGGTGCCTCCACAGCCGTCGGTACACCAATTGCGATCGGCGTGTGTATACCGTTCTTCATCGGGCTTGCCCAGGCGATAGGTGGCATCTAG
- a CDS encoding cation:proton antiporter, which yields MYQFPSLLHHEFIPDFFPSLLLATEVTTETNAEAAPLVLSGVLLSLVFIYLASKVGGELSQLANLPPVLGELIGGVVVGVSALHLLVFPEAGTLASDSVVVTILQQFAGLSTENSSEVFTSFSEVVSVLAELGVIILLFEIGLESDLKELQKVGVRAAIVAVVGVVAPFVAGTVGLILIFGMPTIPAVFAGAALTATSIGITSKVLSELGQLKSTEGQIIVGAAVIDDVLGIIVLAVVASLAKTGEVDVANVIYLIISATAFLLGSILLGQFFNNSFVAIAGKLKTRGNLVIPALIFAFIMAFLGNAIHLEAILGAFAAGLVLDETDARKELDEQILPIADVFVPIFFVSVGARVDLSVLNPSSADNRQGLVIAAFLIVVAIIGKVITGWAVFGKEKVNRLAIGIGMVPRGEVGLVFAGIGAASGTLDKPLQAAIIIMVILTTFIAPPLLRFAFGTEGQVEEVEEVDLASSNNQ from the coding sequence ATGTATCAATTCCCATCACTATTGCACCATGAGTTCATTCCCGATTTCTTTCCCTCTTTATTATTAGCTACGGAGGTGACCACTGAAACGAATGCAGAAGCCGCACCGCTAGTATTATCGGGAGTTTTATTAAGCCTCGTCTTTATTTATTTAGCTAGTAAAGTGGGGGGAGAACTTTCTCAATTAGCCAATTTACCTCCAGTATTGGGCGAATTAATCGGCGGGGTAGTAGTGGGAGTTTCCGCTTTGCACCTATTAGTCTTTCCCGAAGCAGGAACCCTTGCCAGCGATTCTGTCGTAGTAACTATCCTGCAACAGTTCGCAGGATTAAGTACTGAGAATAGTAGTGAAGTATTTACTTCCTTTAGCGAAGTAGTTTCTGTTCTAGCAGAACTAGGGGTAATTATTCTTTTGTTTGAAATCGGTTTAGAATCAGACCTAAAAGAATTACAAAAAGTTGGTGTACGGGCAGCAATTGTCGCGGTGGTGGGGGTGGTGGCTCCCTTTGTGGCTGGTACCGTAGGTTTAATCCTGATCTTTGGGATGCCCACTATTCCTGCGGTATTTGCTGGGGCGGCATTAACAGCTACTAGTATTGGAATTACCTCCAAAGTATTATCAGAGCTTGGACAGCTTAAATCCACAGAAGGTCAAATTATTGTTGGCGCTGCGGTCATTGATGATGTCCTTGGTATTATCGTTTTAGCAGTAGTCGCTAGTTTGGCAAAGACTGGAGAGGTCGATGTGGCTAACGTAATTTACTTAATTATTAGTGCCACGGCTTTCTTATTAGGTTCTATCTTGTTAGGTCAATTTTTTAACAACAGTTTTGTGGCGATCGCTGGCAAATTAAAAACTAGAGGTAATTTAGTCATCCCCGCCCTAATTTTTGCTTTCATCATGGCGTTTTTAGGGAATGCAATTCACTTAGAAGCAATTCTCGGGGCTTTTGCCGCTGGTTTAGTCTTAGATGAAACGGATGCTCGTAAAGAGTTAGACGAACAAATTCTGCCCATTGCTGATGTTTTCGTGCCGATTTTCTTTGTGTCGGTGGGGGCAAGAGTCGATCTTAGTGTGCTGAACCCCAGTAGTGCGGATAATCGTCAAGGTTTAGTTATTGCCGCTTTTTTAATTGTGGTGGCGATTATTGGTAAAGTTATCACTGGTTGGGCAGTTTTTGGCAAAGAGAAAGTCAATCGTTTGGCGATTGGCATTGGTATGGTTCCCCGTGGTGAAGTCGGTTTAGTCTTTGCTGGTATTGGTGCAGCCAGTGGTACATTAGATAAACCACTACAGGCAGCTATTATCATTATGGTCATTCTTACTACCTTTATTGCTCCCCCTCTCTTGCGTTTTGCCTTTGGAACAGAGGGACAAGTGGAAGAAGTGGAAGAAGTAGATTTAGCGTCTTCTAATAATCAATAA
- the recQ gene encoding DNA helicase RecQ — MLTFPSLEDSLKHYFGYDTFRPGQKKIIEAALRNKDLLTIMPTGGGKSLCFQLPALLRTGLTIVVSPLIALMQDQVDALQDNGINATYLNSTLEYEERRMRQIAILKNQIKLLYVAPERLLNERFALFLDRVHHDVGISAIAIDEAHCVSEWGHDFRPEYSQLKQIRQRYPQIPIQALTATATKRVREDIVNQLNLRSPDIHIASFDRSNIHYEIQPKDRDIYPKLLRAIRGESGAGIVYCLSRNRVEEIATRLKHDGIDALPYHAKLPVEERSRNQTSFLRDDAQVIVATIAFGMGINKPDVRFVFHYDLPRSLESFYQESGRAGRDGEPSKSVLFFSFGDRKKIEFLIEQKPDANEQKIARQQLRQVMDYAEGNDCRRQIILRYFGERHSGNCGKCDNCLNPKPIEDWTVEAQKFLSCVARCQEKFGTNHIVDVLIGSRKQKIQQYGHHLLSTYGIGKGRTADEWRMLGRSLIHQGLVGQTTDGYPVLKLNKRSWEIFRGQLKVEVAVEKSTAKTTSAYNPRKAEAELLFEKLRKLRKQIADGHSLAPYMIFADSSLKLMAQLRPKNITDFANLSGVNEYKAQQYGDRFISEILEFDEQHQLPVSIPSKSQMATLQLHQQGLSVTEIAQQRGFAVGTINTHLSELMEMNQPVALNKLVTADKQQVIIEAIKQLGDMTLKTIKDSLGEEYSYEEIRLVRGWWRSHK, encoded by the coding sequence ATGTTGACTTTCCCCTCGTTGGAGGACTCTTTAAAACATTATTTTGGCTATGACACTTTTCGTCCTGGGCAAAAGAAGATTATCGAAGCTGCTTTACGGAATAAAGATTTACTGACGATCATGCCGACGGGGGGTGGTAAATCTCTCTGTTTTCAGCTGCCAGCTTTACTGAGAACTGGTCTAACTATTGTGGTTTCGCCGCTAATTGCTTTGATGCAGGATCAGGTGGATGCTCTACAGGATAACGGAATTAATGCCACCTATCTCAACAGTACTCTGGAGTATGAAGAGAGAAGAATGCGCCAGATTGCGATTCTTAAAAATCAAATAAAATTACTCTATGTTGCCCCTGAAAGACTGCTTAATGAAAGATTTGCTTTATTTCTAGATCGGGTGCATCATGATGTGGGCATAAGTGCGATCGCCATTGATGAGGCTCACTGTGTATCGGAGTGGGGACATGACTTTCGCCCAGAATATAGTCAGTTAAAACAAATCCGCCAGCGTTATCCGCAGATTCCGATCCAGGCACTTACCGCCACGGCGACTAAAAGAGTGAGAGAGGATATTGTTAATCAGTTAAATTTGCGATCGCCTGATATTCATATCGCCAGTTTTGACCGCAGCAATATTCATTACGAAATCCAGCCCAAAGACCGTGATATCTACCCTAAATTACTACGGGCTATTCGCGGGGAATCGGGAGCAGGGATAGTATATTGTCTGAGTCGTAATCGGGTTGAAGAAATTGCCACTAGACTTAAGCATGACGGGATCGACGCTTTACCCTATCACGCTAAATTACCCGTAGAAGAACGCAGCCGTAATCAAACCAGTTTTCTGCGGGATGATGCTCAGGTAATTGTAGCCACCATCGCTTTTGGTATGGGCATTAATAAGCCCGATGTCCGCTTTGTGTTTCATTATGACTTGCCCCGCAGTTTAGAAAGCTTTTACCAAGAATCAGGTAGAGCAGGTAGAGATGGTGAGCCTTCTAAATCAGTGTTATTTTTTAGTTTTGGCGATCGCAAAAAGATTGAATTTCTGATCGAACAAAAACCCGATGCTAACGAACAAAAAATTGCTCGACAACAGCTAAGACAGGTAATGGACTACGCAGAGGGCAATGATTGCCGTCGTCAGATTATCCTGCGCTATTTTGGCGAGCGACATTCAGGTAACTGCGGTAAATGTGATAACTGTCTCAACCCCAAGCCGATTGAAGACTGGACAGTGGAGGCACAAAAGTTTCTTTCCTGTGTTGCCCGTTGCCAAGAAAAGTTTGGCACAAATCATATAGTTGATGTGTTGATCGGCTCCCGTAAGCAAAAAATTCAGCAATACGGGCATCATCTTTTATCTACCTACGGCATCGGTAAAGGTCGAACCGCAGATGAATGGAGAATGTTGGGGCGCAGCCTGATACATCAAGGTTTAGTGGGGCAAACTACCGATGGTTATCCTGTCCTAAAGCTAAATAAACGTAGTTGGGAAATTTTCCGTGGTCAATTAAAAGTTGAGGTAGCAGTTGAGAAGTCTACAGCTAAAACCACCTCAGCCTATAATCCTCGGAAGGCAGAAGCAGAATTGCTGTTTGAAAAACTGAGAAAGCTACGCAAACAAATTGCCGATGGCCACTCTCTCGCCCCTTATATGATTTTTGCTGATTCTAGTCTGAAATTAATGGCGCAGCTACGCCCGAAAAATATTACTGATTTTGCCAACCTATCGGGGGTTAATGAATATAAAGCCCAACAATATGGCGATCGCTTTATCTCAGAAATTCTTGAATTTGACGAACAGCACCAGCTACCTGTAAGTATTCCGTCTAAAAGCCAAATGGCTACTCTCCAACTCCACCAACAAGGATTGAGCGTCACCGAAATCGCCCAACAACGTGGTTTTGCTGTTGGGACAATTAATACTCACTTGAGTGAACTAATGGAAATGAATCAGCCAGTTGCCCTTAATAAGCTAGTTACAGCTGATAAACAGCAAGTAATTATCGAGGCAATTAAACAGCTAGGAGACATGACTCTAAAAACTATTAAAGACAGTTTGGGAGAAGAATATAGCTATGAGGAAATTCGCTTAGTTCGTGGCTGGTGGCGCAGTCATAAATGA
- a CDS encoding ketoacyl-ACP synthase III, giving the protein MGVGMAITGCGSAAPKSILTNDHLAQMVDTSDEWINARTGMKNRHIASPSESLSQLSAVAAKEAIAMAGISPTDIDLIILATSTPDDLFGSACRIQGLIGATNAVAFDLTAACSGFLFALITASQFISTGIYKNVLIIGADVLSRWVDWSDRTSCILFGDGAGAAVCQGVADNRLLSFGMYSNGSQNDSLNLNYGGDRKPLVEEITAQQGSYNPITMNGKEVYRFAVAKVPEALSKAMFQANLTTDDIDWLLLHQANQRIMDAVAKRLNIPQSKILSNIAEYGNTSAASIPLALDAAVRDGRVKPGDTIAASGFGAGLTWGSAIFKWG; this is encoded by the coding sequence ATGGGTGTAGGTATGGCGATTACGGGATGTGGTTCAGCTGCACCAAAGTCAATTTTAACCAACGATCATCTTGCTCAGATGGTAGATACTTCTGATGAGTGGATCAACGCTAGAACAGGCATGAAAAATCGTCATATTGCGTCACCTAGCGAATCTCTAAGTCAGCTATCAGCCGTTGCTGCAAAAGAAGCGATCGCTATGGCGGGAATTTCCCCGACGGATATTGATTTAATTATTCTGGCGACTTCTACCCCCGATGATTTGTTTGGTAGCGCCTGTAGAATTCAAGGCTTAATTGGAGCAACTAATGCTGTAGCCTTCGATCTAACTGCTGCCTGTTCGGGCTTTCTATTTGCCTTAATTACCGCATCCCAGTTTATTAGTACGGGAATATATAAAAATGTGCTAATTATTGGTGCAGATGTGCTTTCTCGCTGGGTAGACTGGAGCGATCGCACTAGCTGCATTTTGTTCGGTGATGGCGCTGGTGCAGCAGTGTGTCAGGGAGTAGCCGATAACCGCTTACTGAGTTTCGGAATGTATAGTAACGGTAGCCAAAATGATTCTCTTAACTTAAACTATGGTGGCGATCGCAAGCCTCTGGTGGAAGAGATTACGGCGCAGCAAGGTTCCTATAACCCCATCACGATGAACGGCAAAGAAGTATATCGCTTTGCTGTAGCCAAAGTCCCCGAAGCACTCAGTAAAGCAATGTTTCAGGCAAATCTAACCACTGATGACATTGATTGGCTATTACTTCATCAGGCAAATCAACGAATTATGGATGCAGTCGCAAAACGTCTTAATATTCCTCAATCTAAGATTTTGAGCAATATAGCTGAATATGGGAACACTTCGGCAGCTTCAATTCCCCTTGCCCTCGATGCTGCGGTAAGAGACGGTAGAGTTAAGCCTGGAGATACGATCGCTGCTTCTGGTTTTGGTGCGGGTTTAACATGGGGTTCGGCGATCTTTAAGTGGGGCTAA
- the plsX gene encoding phosphate acyltransferase PlsX, protein MGLTRARIAVDAMGGDFAPEEIVAGAIQASAELGVDVLLVGDEQQIHSLVKKHGGKNSDQIKVIHAEDVITMKEEPLMGIRRKPKASINVAMNLVKEKQADAVVSAGHSGAAMASALLKLGRIKGIERPAIGAVLPTIIPDQSVIVLDVGANVDCKARYLEQFALMGTIYSKYVLGRPEPKVGLLNIGEESSKGNDLALSTHKLLTDNSQIHFLGNAEGRDVLSGEFDIIVCDGFVGNIVLKFAEAIGEVMLQIMKEELPQGLHGKLGTAILKPNLMNIKRRIDRAEHGGALLFGVAGICIISHGSSRRGSMFSAIRLAKEAIDNEVLEKIKANNQQQSVTETPTEATAN, encoded by the coding sequence ATGGGATTAACGCGCGCAAGGATTGCAGTGGACGCTATGGGGGGAGACTTTGCCCCTGAAGAAATTGTTGCAGGAGCAATCCAAGCTTCGGCAGAATTAGGCGTAGATGTCTTACTGGTGGGAGATGAGCAACAGATACACTCTCTGGTGAAGAAACACGGCGGTAAAAATTCAGACCAGATCAAGGTGATTCATGCCGAAGACGTGATCACCATGAAAGAAGAACCGTTGATGGGGATTCGTCGCAAACCTAAAGCTTCGATTAACGTGGCGATGAATTTGGTTAAAGAGAAACAAGCTGATGCAGTAGTTTCAGCGGGGCATTCAGGTGCAGCTATGGCATCGGCATTGCTAAAACTAGGTCGGATTAAGGGTATTGAACGTCCAGCAATTGGTGCAGTTTTACCCACAATTATTCCCGATCAATCGGTAATTGTTTTAGATGTCGGGGCGAACGTCGATTGTAAAGCAAGGTATCTAGAACAGTTTGCGCTCATGGGTACAATTTACAGTAAATATGTTTTAGGGCGTCCAGAACCCAAAGTCGGTTTGCTCAACATTGGCGAAGAGTCGTCTAAAGGAAATGATTTAGCATTGTCTACTCATAAATTGTTGACTGATAATTCGCAAATTCACTTCCTGGGTAATGCTGAAGGTAGAGATGTCTTATCTGGTGAGTTTGACATTATTGTCTGTGATGGATTTGTGGGTAATATTGTCCTCAAGTTCGCCGAAGCAATTGGCGAGGTAATGCTCCAAATTATGAAAGAGGAATTACCCCAGGGATTACACGGAAAATTAGGTACTGCCATTCTCAAACCAAATCTAATGAACATCAAGCGTCGTATCGATCGCGCTGAACACGGAGGTGCATTATTGTTTGGGGTAGCAGGAATTTGTATTATTAGTCATGGTAGTTCTCGCCGTGGTTCGATGTTTAGTGCCATTCGCTTGGCCAAAGAAGCGATCGACAATGAGGTGTTAGAAAAGATTAAAGCTAATAATCAGCAACAATCGGTAACGGAAACGCCTACTGAAGCAACAGCTAATTAA
- a CDS encoding alpha/beta fold hydrolase: MSNEPRKFVIKDFSLQCGTILPKAKIVYKTYGELNQERTNVILYPTSYGANHADIEWLIRPDSILNPSRYFIIIANMFGNGLSSSPSNDRACGLTESGFWFTHLDNVRAQKKLLDSLEIKRLALVYGWSMGAQQAYHWGALYPECVERIAALCGTARTTDHNKIFLQSLRAALTADPAWNGTKFENIPERGFKAFALIYASWAASQAYYRQGLYYQFGYSSLEDYLLRGWEANYRQRDPHNLLAMIDTWLHCDISNNPTYQGDYQQALKLITAKTLVMPATTDLYFTPEDCLAEADLIPHAQYLPIPSIWGHRAGNPYQNPEDEMFIKDAVKQLFASSKRKTINP, from the coding sequence ATGAGCAACGAACCTCGTAAATTCGTCATTAAAGATTTTTCCTTACAATGCGGAACAATACTACCCAAAGCAAAAATAGTATACAAGACTTATGGAGAGTTAAATCAAGAACGCACTAACGTTATTTTGTATCCTACTTCCTATGGAGCAAACCATGCAGATATCGAATGGTTAATTCGTCCTGACAGTATTCTCAATCCGAGTCGATATTTTATAATTATTGCCAATATGTTTGGTAATGGCTTATCTAGTTCTCCTAGTAACGATCGAGCTTGTGGCTTAACAGAATCAGGATTTTGGTTTACCCATTTAGATAATGTTCGCGCTCAAAAAAAATTACTCGATAGCTTGGAAATTAAAAGACTGGCTTTAGTCTATGGTTGGTCGATGGGAGCGCAACAGGCTTATCATTGGGGCGCATTATATCCTGAATGTGTAGAACGGATTGCTGCTTTATGCGGTACGGCACGTACAACAGACCATAATAAAATTTTTCTCCAAAGTTTACGCGCTGCTTTAACCGCAGATCCTGCTTGGAATGGTACTAAGTTTGAGAATATTCCCGAGCGAGGTTTTAAGGCTTTTGCTCTAATCTATGCAAGTTGGGCAGCATCTCAAGCCTACTATCGTCAAGGACTCTATTATCAGTTTGGCTATAGTTCTTTAGAAGATTATTTATTAAGAGGTTGGGAAGCTAATTATCGTCAACGAGATCCTCATAACTTATTAGCTATGATTGATACCTGGTTGCATTGTGATATTAGTAATAATCCAACTTATCAAGGAGATTACCAACAGGCACTCAAGTTAATTACCGCTAAAACTTTAGTAATGCCAGCAACCACTGATTTGTATTTTACTCCTGAAGACTGTCTGGCTGAAGCGGATTTAATTCCTCATGCTCAGTATTTGCCTATTCCTTCAATTTGGGGACATCGGGCAGGAAATCCGTATCAAAATCCTGAAGATGAAATGTTTATTAAAGATGCTGTAAAGCAATTATTTGCCTCCTCAAAAAGAAAAACAATTAATCCATAA